The following coding sequences lie in one Apium graveolens cultivar Ventura chromosome 1, ASM990537v1, whole genome shotgun sequence genomic window:
- the LOC141670268 gene encoding uncharacterized protein LOC141670268 — MKPIRVLTVKPTAVLFAKASNLSSNLRWVHQNFGNSVLKFRVCMGTSPNQNSKLSAPGSCQAVVSDIGSHELENFDGKMIKLEEGIEKVIYGCRFLAILAVWGSLVGSFLCFIKGCAYVVASFGEYMVNRSKVIVLLVEAIDVYLLGTVMLVFGMGLYELFISNLDMEKYKSDRRTSPRSNLLGLFTLKERPRWLEIKSVNELKTKLGHVIVMLLLIGLLEKSKKALIISPTDLLCFSASILLSSGCLFLLSRLNGSK, encoded by the exons ATGAAACCCATTAGAGTTCTAACTGTGAAACCAACTGCAGTTCTGTTTGCAAAAGCTTCAAATTTGAGTTCAAATTTGAGATGGGTTCATCAGAATTTTGGAAATTCTGTTCTCAAGTTCAGGGTGTGTATGGGAACTAGCCCAAACCAAAACAGCAAGTTATCTGCACCTGGTTCTTGCCAGGCAGTTGTTTCAGATATCGGGTCACACGAGCTCGAAAATTTTGATGGGAAAATGATTAAGTTGGAGGAGGGAATAGAGAAG GTTATATATGGATGCAGATTCTTGGCAATTCTTGCAGTTTGGGGATCTTTAGTTGGATCTTTTCTGTGTTTTATCAAG GGGTGTGCATATGTTGTAGCATCTTTCGGAGAATATATGGTGAACCGGAGTAAGGTGATTGTTCTTCTTGTTGAGGCTATAG ATGTCTATCTTCTAGGAACAGTAATGTTAGTGTTTGGCATGGGTCTGTATGAACTCTTCATCAGCAACCTTGACATGGAAAAATACAAGTCAGATCGAAGAACTTCACCCAGATCAAATCTTTTGGGGTTATTCACTTTAAAG GAAAGACCAAGATGGTTAGAAATAAAATCTGTGAATGAGCTGAAAACCAAACTTGGCCATGTAATAGTGATGCTGCTTCTAATAGGTTTACTTGAGAAAAGTAAGAAAGCGCTTATCATATCACCCACAGATCTGCTTTGCTTCTCAGCTTCAATCCTTCTTTCTTCTGGCTGTTTGTTTCTACTATCGAGGCTCAATGGCTCAAAGTAG
- the LOC141670252 gene encoding GDSL esterase/lipase At4g28780-like, producing the protein MAVCSFPSFRCLVLCLSLAFGVLITASSTSAAHAFFVFGDSLVDSGNNNYLATTARADSPPYGIDYPTGQPTGRFSNGLNIPDIISEQIGSEPTLPYLNPELNGEKLLIGANFASAGIGVLNDTGIQFVNILRMPRQLEYFREYKERVSSLVGEEEMDRLVKGALILICLGGNDFVNNYYLVPYSLRSLRYSLPDYVRLVVSEYKKILRQIYDLGGRRVLVTGAGALGCVPSELAQRRNDDGQCVPELQKASDLYDPQLTEMLNQLNSEVGADVFISADTNLMNTDFISNPQAFGFVTSKEACCGQGPNNGLGLCTRLSNLCPDRNIYAFWDPFHPTERACRFIVRQMMIGSSKYMSPMNLSTIMALDSRI; encoded by the exons ATGGCTGTTTGCTCTTTTCCTAGCTTTAGGTGTTTAGTCTTATGTCTTTCTTTGGCCTTCGGAGTTCTGATTACGGCCAGTTCAACCTCTGCGGCTCATGCATTCTTTGTTTTCGGAGACTCATTAGTTGACAGTGGCAACAATAATTATTTAGCCACCACTGCCAGGGCTGATTCCCCTCCTTACGGGATTGATTATCCGACGGGACAACCCACGGGTCGTTTCTCTAATGGCCTTAATATTCCCGACATAATCA GTGAGCAAATCGGGTCGGAGCCAACATTGCCATACTTAAATCCGGAACTCAATGGGGAGAAACTACTAATTGGTGCAAATTTTGCTTCAGCTGGGATTGGAGTGCTGAATGACACTGGAATCCAGTTC GTAAACATTCTCCGAATGCCAAGACAACTAGAGTACTTCAGGGAGTACAAGGAACGAGTAAGTTCGTTAGTAGGAGAGGAGGAAATGGATCGACTAGTTAAGGGTGCGCTTATCCTTATTTGTTTAGGGGGAAATGACTTTGTCAACAATTACTATCTCGTCCCTTATTCGCTTAGGTCTCTTCGATATTCACTTCCTGATTACGTTCGTCTAGTTGTCTCGGAATACAAGAAAATTTTAAGG CAAATATACGATCTAGGAGGTCGGAGAGTTCTCGTGACAGGCGCTGGAGCCCTGGGATGTGTGCCTTCAGAGTTGGCGCAGCGCAGAAACGACGACGGACAGTGCGTACCTGAGTTGCAAAAAGCATCAGATCTGTACGACCCTCAACTTACAGAAATGCTTAATCAGCTCAATTCTGAAGTAGGAGCTGATGTCTTCATTTCTGCTGACACAAATCTTATGAACACTGATTTTATCTCCAATCCACAAGCCTTTG GATTTGTTACTTCAAAAGAAGCATGTTGTGGGCAAGGTCCAAATAATGGGCTTGGGCTATGCACCAGACTCTCCAACTTGTGCCCCGACAGAAACATTTATGCATTTTGGGATCCATTTCATCCGACTGAAAGGGCTTGTCGGTTCATTGTTCGCCAAATGATGATAGGTTCAAGCAAGTACATGAGCCCAATGAATCTCAGTACCATTATGGCCTTGGACTCTAGAATCTAA